The Ziziphus jujuba cultivar Dongzao chromosome 7, ASM3175591v1 genome includes a region encoding these proteins:
- the LOC107425044 gene encoding UDP-glycosyltransferase 91A1-like has translation MADKDDKLHIAMFPWVAFGHMIPFLELAKLFAHKGHRISFISTPRNIDRLPKLPPNLISTIDFIKLPLTLLEDIPENAEATIDIPESKVPFLKKAYDSLQHPVTQFLQVSKPDWVFYDFAPYWVGPIATELGIKAAFFSIMTAALLAFLGPSSVLMNDGDEPRKLEDLLVPPKWVPFPTTVSFKYHEVMKMVANLQGDDSGVSDLYRFGAGLRNSDIVTMRSCLEFEPEWLRVLENIHNKPVFPVGQLPPLPSDANSEEEDNSWRSIKEWLEKQGKGSVIYVAFGSEAKPSQDELTEIALGLERSELPFFWVLRTRRGSADTEEVELPQGFEKRTRGRGVVYTSWAPQMKILSHDSVGGVLSHSGWSTVVEALMFGRPLVLLTFFADQGINARVLEEKKIGYSITRDENDGSFSGGCVAESLKMVLVKQEGKIYRDKAVEMKGLFGDRDRQSRYVDNLLDYLKANGPAMRAKH, from the coding sequence atggccGACAAAGACGATAAGCTTCACATAGCAATGTTTCCATGGGTAGCATTTGGCCATATGATACCCTTCCTAGAGCTAGCCAAGCTCTTTGCCCACAAAGGTCACCGAATCTCTTTCATTTCCACTCCACGAAACATCGACCGCCTTCCCAAACTCCCTCCAAATttaatctccaccattgatttTATCAAACTTCCATTGACACTCCTCGAAGACATCCCCGAAAATGCCGAGGCCACCATTGATATACCAGAAAGCAAGGTCCCTTTCCTCAAGAAAGCTTATGATTCTCTGCAACACCCAGTCACTCAATTCCTCCAAGTTTCCAAACCCGATTGGGTTTTCTACGATTTCGCTCCTTACTGGGTGGGTCCCATCGCAACCGAGCTAGGGATCAAAGCCGCTTTCTTTAGCATTATGACAGCGGCGCTCTTGGCTTTCCTAGGTCCCAGTTCGGTTCTGATGAACGACGGTGATGAACCAAGGAAGCTCGAGGACTTACTGGTCCCACCTAAGTGGGTTCCATTTCCTACCACGGTGTCGTTTAAGTACCACGAGGTGATGAAGATGGTAGCTAATCTTCAAGGTGATGATTCTGGCGTCTCGGATCTGTACCGTTTCGGTGCAGGTTTGAGAAACAGCGACATAGTGACGATGAGAAGCTGCTTGGAATTTGAACCGGAATGGCTTCGAGTGCTCGAAAACATCCATAACAAACCGGTTTTTCCGGTGGGACAGCTTCCTCCGTTACCGTCCGACGCGAACAGTGAAGAGGAAGACAATTCATGGAGGTCCATCAAAGAGTGGCTTGAGAAGCAAGGCAAAGGATCGGTGATTTACGTAGCATTCGGCAGCGAAGCGAAGCCGAGTCAAGACGAACTAACCGAGATAGCTCTAGGACTAGAGCGGTCTGAGTTACCGTTTTTCTGGGTGCTGAGGACCCGTCGTGGTTCGGCGGATACAGAAGAGGTTGAATTACCACAAGGGTTCGAGAAACGAACCAGAGGACGTGGCGTGGTGTATACTAGTTGGGCGCCTCAGATGAAGATACTGAGTCATGACTCGGTTGGAGGAGTTTTGAGTCATTCAGGTTGGAGCACAGTGGTTGAGGCGCTCATGTTTGGGAGACCTTTGGTTTTGCTTACTTTCTTTGCAGACCAGGGAATAAATGCTAGAGTTTTGGAGGAGAAGAAGATTGGGTATTCCATAACAAGGGATGAGAACGACGGGTCGTTTAGTGGGGGCTGCGTGGCTGAGTCATTGAAGATGGTGTTGGTGAAACAAGAAGGGAAGATATACAGAGACAAAGCTGTGGAAATGAAAGGATTGTTTGGAGACAGGGATAGACAGAGCCGGTATGTGGACAATCTTCTAGATTACCTCAAAGCCAATGGACCCGCCATGAGAGCGAAACATTGA